One Amycolatopsis sp. NBC_00355 genomic window carries:
- a CDS encoding RNA polymerase sigma factor: MGFEEFVAERLDGLLRYATVLTNDPHLAQDIVQDVLLRAQQRWDSIDAPPTYVRRMVTNEYLSWRRRAVRRMVPSSHEVLDALSPPEADPATAYDERDAMLGLLATLPRKQRAAIVLRYYENYTDAEIAAVLRCGTSTVRSQISRALATLREAPQPEPVPLTASFKAGAPE; this comes from the coding sequence GTGGGCTTCGAAGAGTTCGTGGCGGAGCGGCTGGACGGGCTGCTCCGCTACGCGACCGTCCTGACGAACGACCCGCACCTCGCGCAGGACATCGTCCAGGACGTCCTGCTGCGCGCGCAGCAACGCTGGGACAGCATCGACGCCCCGCCGACGTACGTCCGCCGGATGGTCACCAACGAGTACCTGTCGTGGCGCCGCCGGGCCGTGCGGCGGATGGTGCCGAGCAGCCACGAGGTCCTCGACGCCCTTTCGCCACCCGAAGCCGATCCCGCCACCGCCTACGACGAGCGGGACGCGATGCTCGGCCTGCTCGCCACGCTCCCCCGCAAGCAGCGCGCCGCGATCGTGCTGCGCTACTACGAGAACTACACGGACGCCGAGATCGCCGCCGTCCTGCGCTGCGGCACGTCCACCGTGCGCAGCCAGATCTCCCGTGCCCTGGCCACATTGCGCGAGGCGCCCCAGCCCGAGCCCGTGCCCCTCACTGCGTCCTTCAAAGCAGGAGCCCCCGAATGA
- a CDS encoding TetR/AcrR family transcriptional regulator produces MAQAGRRPGQTETREKILDAARHRFAELGYDGATVRGIAADAGVNAALLHHFFGSKQQLFAASMNLPVNPADLVPAILTGPRSGVGERLARAFLAIWAAPEGRTPFLAMLRAAATNEQVALMMRQFIERTVLAEVARALDVPPVRVTGIAAQMIGVALLRYVIKLPPLAEADDEELVALLAPVAQYYLVPAPGGFAPATPA; encoded by the coding sequence ATGGCACAGGCGGGGCGGCGGCCGGGGCAGACGGAGACGCGGGAGAAGATCCTCGACGCGGCCCGGCACCGGTTCGCGGAGCTGGGGTACGACGGAGCGACGGTCCGCGGGATCGCCGCCGACGCCGGCGTGAACGCGGCCCTGCTGCACCACTTCTTCGGCAGCAAGCAGCAGCTCTTCGCGGCCTCGATGAACCTGCCGGTGAACCCGGCCGACCTGGTCCCGGCGATCCTCACGGGCCCGCGCTCGGGCGTGGGCGAACGGCTGGCGCGCGCCTTCCTGGCGATCTGGGCGGCACCCGAGGGGCGGACGCCGTTCCTCGCGATGCTGCGCGCCGCCGCGACGAACGAGCAGGTCGCGCTCATGATGCGCCAGTTCATCGAGCGCACGGTGCTGGCCGAGGTCGCCCGCGCGCTGGACGTGCCGCCGGTGCGCGTCACCGGGATCGCCGCGCAGATGATCGGCGTCGCGCTGCTGCGGTACGTGATCAAGCTGCCCCCGCTGGCCGAGGCGGACGACGAGGAGCTCGTCGCGCTGCTCGCGCCGGTGGCGCAGTACTACCTCGTCCCGGCACCCGGCGGGTTCGCCCCGGCCACCCCCGCCTAG
- a CDS encoding DUF1304 domain-containing protein: MKIAADILVGLVALIHVYIVVLEMFLWTTPRARAAFGTTEEFAKESAPLAANQGLYNGFLALALVWGLIASDPTGFQLKLYGIVCVIIAGIYGAVTANNRILFVQVVPGVLTLIALLLSR, encoded by the coding sequence GTGAAGATCGCCGCCGACATCCTGGTCGGGCTGGTCGCCCTGATCCACGTCTACATCGTCGTCCTGGAGATGTTCCTCTGGACCACCCCGCGCGCCCGCGCGGCGTTCGGGACCACCGAGGAGTTCGCCAAAGAGAGTGCGCCGCTGGCCGCGAACCAGGGGCTGTACAACGGTTTCCTGGCGCTCGCGCTGGTCTGGGGCCTGATCGCGAGCGACCCCACGGGCTTCCAGCTGAAGCTCTACGGCATCGTCTGCGTGATCATCGCCGGCATCTACGGCGCGGTGACGGCGAACAATCGGATCCTGTTCGTGCAGGTCGTGCCGGGTGTGCTGACGCTGATCGCGCTGCTGCTGTCCCGCTGA
- the hisF gene encoding imidazole glycerol phosphate synthase subunit HisF, with the protein MSVAVRVIPCLDVDAGRVVKGVNFAGLRDAGDPVELARRYDAEGADELTFLDVTASSGDRETTYDVVRRTAEQVFIPLTVGGGVRSNDDVNRLLRTGADKVSINTAAIARPEFLHEASRRFGAQCIVLSVDARRVPEGGEATPSGFEVTTHGGRRGTGIDAVEWAARGEELGVGEILLNSMDADGTKNGFDLELIELVRKAVRVPVIASGGAGALEHFLPAVRSGADAVLAASVFHFGQLKIGEVKTALRDGGVEVR; encoded by the coding sequence ATGTCTGTCGCGGTGCGGGTGATCCCCTGTCTCGACGTCGACGCGGGCCGGGTCGTGAAGGGCGTCAACTTCGCCGGCCTCCGCGACGCCGGCGATCCCGTCGAGCTGGCCCGGCGTTACGACGCCGAGGGAGCCGACGAACTGACGTTCCTCGACGTCACGGCGTCCTCGGGCGACCGCGAGACCACCTACGACGTCGTCCGCCGCACCGCCGAGCAGGTGTTCATCCCGCTGACCGTCGGCGGCGGCGTCCGCAGCAACGACGACGTCAACCGGCTGCTGCGCACCGGCGCGGACAAGGTGAGCATCAACACCGCCGCGATCGCCCGGCCGGAGTTCCTCCACGAGGCCTCCCGCCGGTTCGGCGCCCAGTGCATCGTGCTGTCGGTCGACGCGCGCCGCGTGCCCGAGGGCGGCGAGGCGACGCCGTCCGGGTTCGAGGTCACCACCCACGGCGGCCGCCGCGGCACCGGCATCGACGCCGTCGAGTGGGCCGCGCGGGGCGAAGAGCTCGGCGTCGGCGAGATCCTGCTGAACTCGATGGACGCCGACGGCACCAAGAACGGCTTCGACCTCGAGCTGATCGAACTGGTGCGCAAGGCCGTGCGGGTGCCGGTGATCGCGAGCGGGGGAGCGGGCGCCCTGGAGCACTTCCTGCCCGCCGTGCGCTCCGGCGCGGACGCGGTGCTCGCCGCCAGTGTGTTCCACTTCGGACAGTTGAAGATCGGCGAGGTCAAGACCGCGCTGCGCGACGGCGGGGTGGAGGTCCGATGA
- a CDS encoding DUF3592 domain-containing protein translates to MGRRGARAPGRWRTAWLIAAAYGAAAFVTFGTGTAWSLLVSRYEFEDGELAADFAVLGGSLAVIVVAVFMARLRPRPAGGTTVPAGPSKPAGRPRYGTSRPRKPVRLAWGFAVALYVVLAAGVLGLSALDLGQADLLATGARTGGVVLSVRDPARGTPTLDVGYTVAGESRTAEIARDSGRKYVAGEVVTVVYDPADPAHVRTSEEKNDDGFLVGLCVVALLVTLVLLPFPVVVATRAGGEGGTRFLRGYQPTSPLV, encoded by the coding sequence GTGGGGAGACGCGGCGCTCGGGCGCCGGGGCGGTGGCGCACGGCGTGGCTCATCGCGGCGGCGTACGGCGCGGCGGCGTTCGTGACCTTCGGAACGGGCACGGCGTGGTCGTTGCTCGTCTCGCGCTACGAGTTCGAAGACGGGGAACTCGCGGCCGATTTCGCCGTGCTCGGCGGCTCGCTCGCGGTGATCGTGGTCGCGGTCTTCATGGCGCGGCTGCGGCCTCGGCCCGCCGGCGGCACGACGGTGCCCGCCGGCCCGTCGAAGCCGGCCGGACGGCCTCGGTACGGCACCTCGCGCCCCCGCAAGCCGGTCCGCCTCGCCTGGGGGTTCGCCGTGGCGCTGTACGTCGTGCTCGCGGCGGGTGTCCTCGGGCTGTCGGCGCTGGACCTCGGCCAAGCCGATCTGCTGGCGACGGGCGCGCGGACCGGCGGGGTCGTGCTGAGCGTCCGGGACCCGGCGCGCGGCACGCCGACGCTCGACGTCGGCTACACCGTGGCGGGGGAGTCGCGCACCGCGGAGATCGCGCGGGACTCGGGCCGGAAGTACGTCGCCGGCGAAGTGGTCACCGTCGTCTACGACCCGGCGGATCCCGCGCACGTCCGGACGTCCGAGGAGAAGAACGACGACGGGTTCCTCGTCGGGCTGTGCGTGGTGGCGCTGCTCGTCACCCTGGTGCTGCTCCCGTTCCCCGTCGTGGTGGCCACGCGCGCGGGCGGCGAAGGCGGTACCCGGTTTCTCCGCGGCTACCAGCCGACATCGCCGCTGGTGTAG
- the hisI gene encoding phosphoribosyl-AMP cyclohydrolase — MTLDAGVSARLKRNADGLIAAVVVEHATSDVLMMAWMNDDALAATLSTRRGTYFSRSRQKLWVKGETSGHYQHVREVRIDCDGDTVLLRVDQTGPACHTGTHTCFDTEERLLLADEKEHTT; from the coding sequence ATGACCCTCGACGCGGGCGTCTCGGCGCGCTTGAAGCGCAACGCCGACGGCCTGATCGCCGCGGTCGTCGTCGAACACGCCACCTCGGACGTGCTGATGATGGCCTGGATGAACGACGACGCCCTCGCGGCGACCCTGTCCACCCGCCGGGGCACGTACTTCTCCCGCAGCCGGCAGAAGCTGTGGGTCAAGGGCGAGACGTCCGGGCACTACCAGCACGTCCGCGAGGTCCGCATCGACTGCGACGGCGACACCGTCCTGCTGCGCGTCGACCAGACCGGCCCTGCCTGCCACACCGGCACCCACACCTGTTTCGACACCGAGGAGCGCCTGCTCCTGGCCGACGAGAAAGAGCACACCACGTGA